One window of Bacillus sp. THAF10 genomic DNA carries:
- a CDS encoding anthranilate synthase component I family protein has translation MQKVPVGLKIEMNENQWFAKYKELAKDKPSHILLESGRGGRYHIIGLDPIASLKGKEEELEISYPDASVEIRKGNPLTLLQEVLAERSSEKLSGFPDFTGGAVGYLSYDCVRYIEKLPALANDDLGIPDLYFLLFDDVFVYDKHEQVLFFIVHVEKGQEEEGRLRLEAYQKQWTEVGKEATVYPYHYDGTPSREREVSLTEESFHEAVKKVQHYIAQGDVFQVNLSVRQAEPLLTHPMEVYTALRDINPSPYMGYLHFPEFQLVSGSPELLVKKKGTVVSTRPIAGTRSRGNNDEEDQLLANELMDNEKERAEHVMLVDLERNDLGRVCQYGTVEVNEFMVIEKYSHVMHIVSNVQGKLSPDKDNAAIIAATFPGGTITGAPKVRTMEIIEELEPVRRSVYTGSIGWIGYDGEMELNISIRTMIAKDGMAYVQAGAGVVIDSVPKREYKESLKKAAALWKAKELSEEEHKKRAEVRV, from the coding sequence ATGCAAAAGGTACCTGTTGGTCTGAAAATAGAGATGAATGAAAATCAATGGTTTGCAAAATATAAAGAGCTTGCAAAGGACAAGCCCAGCCATATTTTATTAGAGAGCGGCCGAGGTGGGCGCTATCATATTATCGGCCTTGATCCGATTGCTTCGTTAAAAGGTAAAGAGGAAGAGCTTGAAATATCCTATCCTGATGCATCTGTTGAAATCAGAAAGGGAAACCCCCTCACTCTTTTACAGGAGGTACTAGCTGAGCGGTCTTCTGAAAAGCTTTCTGGATTTCCGGATTTCACAGGCGGTGCAGTAGGGTACCTATCCTATGATTGTGTGCGCTACATTGAAAAACTCCCAGCGCTTGCAAACGATGACCTCGGGATACCTGACTTGTATTTCTTGTTGTTTGATGATGTATTCGTCTATGACAAACACGAGCAAGTGCTGTTTTTTATTGTACATGTAGAAAAAGGTCAGGAAGAAGAAGGCAGATTACGATTAGAAGCTTACCAAAAGCAATGGACAGAAGTTGGGAAGGAAGCTACTGTTTATCCTTATCATTATGATGGGACCCCATCGAGAGAGCGAGAGGTTTCGTTAACAGAAGAGTCTTTTCATGAAGCGGTAAAAAAAGTGCAACACTACATTGCGCAGGGGGACGTGTTCCAAGTGAACCTTTCTGTAAGACAGGCAGAACCTCTGTTAACACACCCGATGGAAGTGTACACGGCACTCCGTGACATCAACCCATCCCCGTACATGGGGTATTTGCATTTTCCTGAGTTCCAGCTCGTCAGCGGGTCCCCAGAGCTTTTGGTAAAGAAAAAAGGGACTGTTGTCAGTACGAGACCGATAGCGGGTACAAGATCACGGGGCAACAATGATGAGGAAGATCAACTGCTCGCCAACGAGCTTATGGACAATGAAAAAGAGCGGGCCGAGCATGTGATGCTTGTAGACCTCGAGCGAAATGACCTTGGCCGGGTCTGTCAGTATGGAACAGTAGAAGTAAATGAATTTATGGTGATTGAAAAATACTCCCATGTCATGCACATCGTCTCGAATGTACAAGGGAAACTTTCTCCTGATAAGGATAATGCAGCCATTATTGCGGCTACCTTCCCGGGAGGAACAATAACGGGTGCACCTAAGGTTCGGACGATGGAAATCATCGAGGAACTTGAGCCTGTGCGCCGTTCTGTTTATACTGGTTCCATAGGGTGGATTGGATATGATGGCGAGATGGAATTAAACATCTCTATCAGAACCATGATTGCAAAAGACGGGATGGCTTATGTGCAGGCTGGGGCAGGAGTGGTCATCGACTCTGTTCCAAAGCGCGAGTACAAGGAATCCTTGAAAAAAGCGGCAGCCCTATGGAAAGCAAAAGAGCTGAGTGAAGAAGAGCACAAAAAACGAGCAGAGGTGAGAGTATGA
- the lysS gene encoding lysine--tRNA ligase, whose translation MSQEELNLNDQLLVRREKMQKHRDKGLDPFGARFERNADSKQLIAKYGEIEKEQLDEEPIEVTLAGRIMTKRGKGKAGFAHIQDLTGQIQLYVRKDAVGDDAYEIFNSIDIGDIVGVTGYVFKTKVGELSIKTTSFELLSKALRPLPEKYHGLKDVEQRYRQRYLDLITNPESKETFIARSRIIQAMRRYLDDHGYLEVETPMMHSIAGGASARPFITHHNTLDMTLYMRIAIELHLKRLIVGGLEKVYEIGRVFRNEGVSTRHNPEFTMIELYEAYADYKDIMALTENLVAHIAQEVLGTTKVQYADSEIDLTPQWKRLHMVDAVKEATGVDFWQQMTDEEARALAKEHGVDVTEHMQFGHIVNEFFEQKVEETLIQPTFIYGHPVEISPLAKKNAEDPRFTDRFELFIVGREHANAFTELNDPIDQKERFEAQLVEKEQGNDEAHEMDHDFIEALEYGMPPTGGLGIGIDRLVMLLTNSPSIRDVLLFPQMRHR comes from the coding sequence ATGAGTCAAGAAGAATTAAATCTCAATGACCAGTTGCTAGTAAGACGGGAAAAAATGCAAAAGCATCGCGACAAAGGGTTGGATCCATTTGGCGCAAGATTTGAGCGCAATGCTGATTCCAAACAATTAATCGCTAAATATGGCGAAATTGAAAAAGAACAATTAGACGAAGAGCCAATCGAAGTTACCCTCGCTGGTCGGATCATGACCAAACGCGGAAAAGGGAAAGCTGGATTCGCGCATATCCAAGACCTAACAGGACAAATCCAATTGTACGTTAGAAAAGATGCAGTTGGAGATGACGCATATGAAATTTTCAATTCTATCGACATTGGAGATATCGTTGGCGTAACAGGCTATGTGTTTAAAACTAAAGTAGGGGAGCTGTCTATTAAAACAACGTCCTTTGAATTGCTATCCAAAGCCCTACGTCCGCTACCGGAAAAGTACCACGGCTTAAAAGATGTGGAACAACGCTATCGTCAGCGTTATCTAGATCTCATCACCAATCCAGAAAGCAAAGAAACATTTATTGCTCGTTCAAGAATCATCCAAGCAATGCGTCGCTACCTAGATGACCACGGATATTTAGAAGTGGAAACGCCTATGATGCATTCCATTGCCGGCGGAGCATCTGCACGTCCATTTATTACGCATCACAACACACTAGATATGACTTTATATATGCGTATTGCTATTGAGCTTCACCTAAAGCGCCTAATTGTTGGTGGTCTCGAGAAAGTGTATGAGATTGGCCGCGTCTTCCGTAACGAAGGAGTATCCACGCGACATAACCCAGAATTTACGATGATTGAGTTATATGAAGCTTATGCTGATTACAAGGATATCATGGCACTAACAGAAAACCTTGTTGCGCACATCGCACAAGAAGTATTAGGCACTACAAAAGTACAATATGCAGACAGTGAAATTGATCTTACACCTCAATGGAAAAGACTGCATATGGTAGATGCGGTAAAAGAAGCAACGGGTGTCGATTTCTGGCAACAAATGACCGACGAAGAAGCGCGTGCTCTTGCAAAAGAACATGGCGTAGACGTAACCGAACACATGCAATTTGGTCATATTGTTAATGAATTCTTCGAGCAAAAAGTGGAAGAAACGTTGATACAGCCGACCTTTATCTATGGTCACCCTGTGGAAATTTCTCCACTTGCAAAGAAAAACGCAGAAGATCCACGCTTCACAGATCGCTTTGAGCTCTTCATTGTTGGTCGTGAGCACGCTAATGCCTTCACAGAGCTAAATGATCCAATCGATCAAAAAGAGCGCTTTGAAGCCCAGCTTGTGGAAAAGGAACAAGGAAACGACGAAGCGCATGAGATGGATCATGACTTCATTGAAGCCCTAGAATACGGAATGCCACCAACTGGCGGACTCGGTATCGGTATCGACCGTCTAGTAATGCTCTTAACAAACTCTCCATCTATTAGGGATGTACTACTATTCCCACAGATGAGACATCGTTAA
- the folB gene encoding dihydroneopterin aldolase: protein MDKIYVNKMTFYGYHGVFPEETKLGQRFIVDLEIELDLSKAGTSDDLTQSVNYADLYNTCKKVVEGETYKLVETVAERIAAEVLGGFSIIETCTIKVIKPDPPIPGHYESVAVEITRGRLK, encoded by the coding sequence ATCGATAAAATTTATGTGAACAAGATGACGTTTTATGGCTATCATGGTGTTTTTCCAGAAGAAACAAAGCTTGGCCAACGTTTTATCGTTGATTTAGAAATAGAGTTGGACCTTTCTAAAGCCGGTACATCCGATGACCTTACCCAATCTGTGAACTATGCAGACCTCTATAATACCTGTAAAAAGGTAGTGGAGGGCGAAACCTATAAACTAGTAGAAACCGTTGCCGAGAGAATTGCCGCGGAGGTTCTCGGTGGATTTTCTATCATTGAAACCTGCACCATTAAAGTGATAAAACCCGATCCACCTATCCCTGGTCACTATGAATCAGTAGCAGTGGAGATTACAAGAGGCCGATTGAAATGA
- the dusB gene encoding tRNA dihydrouridine synthase DusB: MLKIGDITMKNPVVLAPMAGVCNAAFRLTVKEFGAGLVCAEMVSDKAILYKNAKTMGMLYIDEREKPLSLQIFGGEKDTLVEAAKFVDKNTTADIIDINMGCPVPKITKCDAGAKWLLDPNKIYEMVAAVVDAVDKPVTVKMRTGWDEDHIFAIENAQAVERAGGKAVALHGRTRVQMYEGHADWNIIKSVKESVNIPVIGNGDVQTPEDAKRMLNETGVDGVMIGRAALGNPWMIYRTVHYLETGELVGEPSVREKMDVCKLHLDRLIDLKGENVAVREMRKHAAWYLKGIRGNAKARNAINECNTRLDVVTLVDQLVEEMEQKEAMNSQVV; the protein is encoded by the coding sequence ATGCTGAAAATTGGCGATATCACCATGAAAAACCCAGTTGTCTTAGCGCCGATGGCAGGCGTGTGTAATGCTGCCTTTCGCCTAACAGTCAAAGAGTTCGGAGCGGGACTAGTATGTGCGGAAATGGTAAGTGATAAAGCGATCCTTTATAAAAACGCGAAAACAATGGGCATGCTTTACATTGACGAACGCGAAAAACCATTAAGCCTGCAAATCTTTGGTGGCGAAAAAGACACCCTTGTAGAAGCGGCTAAATTTGTCGATAAAAATACCACGGCAGACATTATAGACATCAATATGGGCTGTCCAGTTCCGAAAATCACAAAATGTGACGCAGGGGCAAAATGGCTTTTAGACCCAAATAAAATTTATGAAATGGTAGCAGCGGTTGTAGATGCCGTGGACAAACCGGTTACTGTGAAAATGCGTACAGGATGGGATGAGGATCACATCTTTGCTATTGAAAACGCCCAAGCAGTCGAGCGTGCGGGAGGTAAGGCTGTAGCGTTGCATGGACGTACTCGTGTGCAAATGTATGAAGGTCATGCTGACTGGAATATCATTAAGAGTGTAAAAGAGTCCGTTAACATTCCAGTAATCGGTAACGGAGACGTCCAAACCCCAGAGGATGCAAAGCGTATGCTAAATGAAACTGGTGTAGACGGTGTGATGATTGGTCGCGCAGCCCTTGGAAACCCGTGGATGATTTACCGTACCGTTCATTACCTTGAAACCGGCGAACTTGTAGGAGAACCTTCCGTACGTGAAAAAATGGATGTATGCAAGCTGCACCTTGACCGTCTCATTGACCTTAAGGGGGAAAATGTGGCAGTTCGGGAAATGAGGAAGCATGCTGCATGGTACCTGAAGGGAATTCGAGGAAATGCCAAGGCTCGCAATGCCATTAATGAGTGTAATACCCGTTTGGACGTTGTTACCCTGGTTGATCAATTAGTAGAAGAGATGGAACAAAAAGAAGCAATGAATTCTCAAGTAGTCTAA
- the pabC gene encoding aminodeoxychorismate lyase, producing MIVYKDGAWKPIEETQVSVMDHGFLYGVGLFETFRTYNGVPFLFRDHLQRLTEGLQSVFIDWHYEEQELRDLVTQALKHNKVQEGIIRLNVTAGISNWGLPTETYDKPSLLLFTRPVPPLPGSAKTAEFLNLRRNTPEGEYRLKSHHYLNNLLGKRELGSKPDVEGIFLTAEGYIAEGLVSNVFWIKEDTLYTPSFETGILKGVTRQFVLHLAKLIGLTVKIGFFAKEDLLAADAVFITNSTQELVPISSISNKAFSIESQWLKKLQRLYEESTGEQLLTYQEVKRVEEKNGKYQLISN from the coding sequence ATGATTGTCTATAAGGATGGTGCCTGGAAGCCAATTGAAGAGACTCAGGTATCGGTGATGGATCATGGATTTTTATATGGCGTGGGCTTATTTGAAACCTTCCGAACGTATAACGGGGTCCCGTTTTTGTTCAGAGATCATCTCCAACGATTAACAGAAGGACTGCAGTCCGTTTTTATAGATTGGCATTACGAGGAGCAAGAATTACGAGATCTAGTAACACAAGCCTTAAAACATAACAAGGTACAAGAAGGAATTATTCGTTTAAATGTAACTGCGGGGATCAGCAACTGGGGCTTGCCAACAGAAACATATGACAAGCCCTCTCTCCTGTTATTTACACGACCCGTTCCGCCATTGCCTGGCTCTGCAAAAACAGCTGAATTTTTAAATCTCAGACGCAATACTCCTGAAGGTGAATACAGGCTAAAATCGCATCACTATCTTAATAACCTTTTAGGAAAAAGAGAGCTTGGAAGCAAGCCTGATGTTGAAGGGATTTTTTTGACAGCGGAGGGCTATATTGCGGAAGGACTTGTATCTAATGTCTTTTGGATCAAAGAGGATACCTTGTATACCCCTTCCTTCGAAACAGGAATTTTAAAGGGAGTTACACGACAGTTCGTCCTTCATCTAGCAAAGCTGATTGGATTAACGGTTAAAATAGGTTTTTTTGCAAAAGAAGACCTATTAGCGGCGGATGCTGTTTTCATTACAAATTCCACACAGGAGTTGGTACCAATCAGCAGCATTTCCAACAAAGCTTTTTCAATAGAGTCACAATGGTTAAAGAAGTTGCAGCGTTTATATGAAGAAAGTACAGGTGAGCAGCTGCTTACTTATCAGGAAGTAAAGAGAGTGGAAGAGAAAAATGGGAAATATCAACTTATATCAAACTAA
- a CDS encoding helix-turn-helix domain-containing protein, translating to MEAEKWGRRIRAYRKLKGYTQESFAKNLHISVSVLGEVERGNRLPNDELILSIAKELNITVEELTPPDLVREEVKH from the coding sequence ATGGAAGCCGAAAAATGGGGAAGACGTATCCGGGCATACCGAAAGCTAAAAGGATATACCCAAGAATCATTTGCAAAGAATCTTCATATATCCGTCTCTGTATTAGGAGAAGTAGAACGGGGGAATCGGCTACCCAATGATGAGTTAATTCTATCGATTGCAAAAGAATTAAACATCACAGTAGAAGAACTCACTCCACCGGATTTAGTTAGAGAGGAGGTAAAACACTAA
- a CDS encoding protein arginine kinase translates to MSLEHFLNNAVSSWMKQEGPSSDIVLSSRVRLARNLEKMVFPTVASNEESQMVVDVMKQHFGGKTFHELGEMEFLLMEELNNLEKRVLVEKHLISPQLAEDSSYGACLLSPNEEVSIMINEEDHIRIQCLYPGLQLEQALQMANSLDNWLEGNIDYAFEEKKGYLTSCPTNVGTGLRASVMMHLPALVLTQQMNRIVPAINQLGLVVRGIYGEGSEALGNIFQISNQMTLGKSEEDIVQDLLGVVNQLITQERSAREALVKTSNIQLEDRVFRSYGLLLHSRIMETKEAAKCLSDVRLGIDLGFIEDISRSILNELMILTQPGFLQQYAGGPLKPKERDVRRASLIRERMRLKR, encoded by the coding sequence ATGTCTCTTGAACACTTTTTAAATAATGCGGTGAGTTCCTGGATGAAGCAGGAAGGGCCCTCATCTGATATTGTGTTAAGCAGCAGGGTAAGGCTAGCTAGGAATCTAGAGAAAATGGTTTTTCCAACTGTAGCTAGCAATGAAGAGTCACAAATGGTTGTGGATGTTATGAAGCAGCATTTTGGAGGAAAGACTTTTCACGAGCTTGGTGAAATGGAGTTCCTTTTGATGGAGGAGCTAAACAACTTAGAAAAAAGAGTGCTGGTGGAAAAGCATCTGATAAGTCCACAGCTCGCGGAGGATTCATCATATGGTGCATGTTTATTATCACCGAATGAAGAAGTGAGCATTATGATAAATGAAGAGGATCATATCCGAATTCAGTGCTTGTATCCTGGTTTGCAGCTCGAGCAAGCATTGCAAATGGCAAATTCTCTTGATAATTGGTTAGAAGGAAATATTGATTATGCTTTTGAGGAGAAAAAAGGATACTTAACAAGTTGTCCGACTAATGTGGGTACGGGGCTTAGGGCCTCGGTCATGATGCACCTTCCAGCATTGGTTCTTACGCAGCAGATGAACCGAATTGTTCCAGCAATTAATCAATTAGGATTAGTTGTTAGAGGAATTTATGGGGAAGGTAGCGAAGCATTAGGGAACATCTTTCAGATTTCTAATCAAATGACACTCGGTAAAAGTGAAGAGGATATTGTTCAGGATTTGCTTGGTGTTGTGAATCAGCTGATAACTCAGGAACGCTCTGCCCGTGAAGCATTAGTGAAAACTTCCAACATACAATTAGAAGACAGAGTGTTTCGCTCATACGGGTTACTTTTACACAGCAGGATTATGGAGACGAAAGAGGCAGCAAAATGTTTATCAGATGTAAGGCTTGGCATTGACTTAGGATTTATTGAAGATATATCCCGATCTATTTTAAATGAATTAATGATTTTAACGCAGCCTGGTTTTCTGCAGCAATATGCTGGAGGACCATTAAAGCCAAAGGAACGAGATGTTCGAAGGGCGAGCTTAATTCGGGAAAGAATGAGATTAAAGAGATAA
- the folP gene encoding dihydropteroate synthase, giving the protein MGNINLYQTKITCGPHELPLGEKTLIMGILNVTPDSFSDGGKFNLPEKAVERARELVEAGADILDIGGESTRPGATKVSESEELERVIPVIQAIAKEVNVPISIDTYKAEVARRAIKAGAHIINDVWGAKGDPAMPRVAAELGVPIVLMQNREERNYQQLIPDMIADLYESISLVRKAGVKNENIILDPGIGFAKTFEDNLEVMRELDQFHILGYPLLLGTSRKRFIGHVLDLPAEERMEGTGATVCLGIQKGCQIVRVHDVKEISRMAKMMDAMLSKGEGTYR; this is encoded by the coding sequence ATGGGAAATATCAACTTATATCAAACTAAAATAACATGTGGGCCCCATGAACTCCCACTTGGCGAAAAAACGCTTATCATGGGCATCTTGAATGTTACCCCAGATTCATTTTCTGATGGTGGGAAATTTAATTTGCCGGAAAAAGCGGTGGAGCGGGCACGGGAACTAGTCGAAGCGGGTGCTGACATTCTGGACATTGGCGGCGAATCCACCAGGCCTGGTGCGACAAAGGTATCAGAGTCTGAGGAGCTAGAGAGGGTGATTCCAGTCATCCAAGCGATTGCCAAAGAAGTAAACGTACCCATTTCCATTGATACGTATAAAGCGGAAGTCGCAAGAAGAGCCATTAAGGCGGGAGCCCATATTATCAATGATGTTTGGGGTGCAAAGGGTGACCCGGCCATGCCGCGTGTTGCTGCAGAGCTTGGCGTGCCGATTGTGTTAATGCAAAACCGCGAAGAGCGAAATTACCAGCAATTGATTCCTGACATGATAGCTGATTTATACGAAAGCATCTCACTTGTGAGAAAAGCCGGCGTGAAGAATGAAAATATCATCTTAGATCCTGGTATCGGTTTTGCCAAAACGTTTGAGGATAATCTTGAGGTGATGAGAGAACTCGACCAGTTCCACATACTCGGCTATCCTTTGTTACTCGGTACATCTAGAAAACGATTTATCGGTCATGTTTTAGATCTTCCTGCAGAGGAAAGAATGGAAGGCACAGGTGCGACCGTGTGTCTTGGTATTCAAAAGGGCTGCCAGATTGTTCGTGTACACGATGTGAAAGAAATATCACGCATGGCAAAAATGATGGACGCCATGCTTAGTAAAGGAGAGGGTACCTATCGATAA
- the pabA gene encoding aminodeoxychorismate/anthranilate synthase component II encodes MILMIDNYDSFTYNLVQYLGELGEELIVKRNDEITIKEIEELNPDFIMISPGPCSPNEAGISLDVIEHFAGKKPIFGVCLGHQSIAQVFGGDVVRAERLMHGKTSEMHHDGKTIFGSLDNPFVATRYHSLIVKKETLPECFEITAWTDQDEIMAIRHKELPIEGVQFHPESIMTSVGKELLRNFINTYSKKKV; translated from the coding sequence ATGATACTAATGATTGATAACTACGATTCTTTCACGTACAACTTAGTACAATACCTAGGTGAGCTAGGGGAAGAGTTAATCGTAAAACGAAATGATGAAATAACCATTAAGGAAATAGAAGAGCTTAACCCGGATTTTATTATGATTTCACCCGGGCCTTGCTCTCCAAACGAAGCAGGTATCAGCCTGGATGTGATTGAACACTTTGCAGGAAAAAAGCCTATTTTTGGCGTTTGCCTTGGTCACCAGTCCATTGCACAGGTATTTGGCGGAGACGTAGTACGAGCAGAAAGATTAATGCACGGTAAAACTTCAGAAATGCATCATGATGGAAAAACAATTTTCGGCTCGCTGGATAATCCTTTTGTGGCAACGAGGTATCATTCTCTTATTGTTAAAAAAGAGACCCTACCGGAATGCTTTGAGATAACAGCATGGACAGATCAAGATGAAATCATGGCAATTCGTCATAAGGAACTTCCCATCGAAGGTGTTCAATTTCACCCTGAATCCATCATGACCTCTGTAGGCAAAGAATTGCTGAGGAATTTTATCAACACTTACTCTAAGAAGAAGGTGTAG
- the cysK gene encoding cysteine synthase A, with protein MTRVANSIDELVGKTPVVKLNRMVEEDMADVYLKLEFMNPGSSVKDRIALSMIEAAIEEGKLKEGDTFVEPTSGNTGIGLAMIAAAKGLKALLVMPETMSMERRNLLRAYGAELVLTPGPEGMGGAIRKAEELAKEKGLFMPQQFNNPANPKIHRDTTGKEIVEQFPDGLDAFISGIGTGGTITGAGEVLKKAYPDIKIVAVEPADSPVLSGGKPGPHKIQGIGAGFVPSILNTTVYDQVITIKNEEAFEYARLAARQEGLLGGISSGAAISAALQVAKELGKGKKVLAIIPSNGERYLSTPLYQFEE; from the coding sequence ATGACACGTGTTGCAAATTCTATTGATGAATTAGTAGGAAAGACTCCTGTCGTAAAGCTAAATCGAATGGTAGAAGAAGATATGGCAGATGTCTATTTAAAGCTAGAGTTTATGAATCCTGGAAGCAGTGTAAAGGACCGTATCGCTCTTTCTATGATTGAAGCAGCGATAGAGGAAGGAAAGCTCAAGGAAGGCGACACCTTTGTTGAGCCAACGAGTGGAAATACGGGTATCGGCCTTGCGATGATCGCAGCTGCTAAAGGGCTAAAAGCGTTGCTCGTTATGCCGGAAACAATGAGTATGGAGCGTCGCAATCTCCTTCGTGCCTATGGAGCGGAACTGGTTCTCACACCTGGACCAGAGGGAATGGGCGGTGCAATTAGAAAGGCAGAAGAACTGGCAAAGGAAAAAGGCCTGTTTATGCCGCAGCAATTTAATAACCCGGCTAACCCAAAAATCCACCGAGATACAACCGGAAAAGAAATCGTCGAACAGTTCCCAGATGGTCTAGATGCTTTCATTTCTGGTATCGGAACGGGCGGCACGATTACCGGTGCAGGAGAAGTATTGAAAAAAGCCTATCCTGACATTAAAATCGTTGCAGTTGAGCCGGCAGACTCTCCTGTTTTATCTGGAGGAAAGCCTGGTCCTCACAAAATTCAAGGAATTGGGGCGGGGTTTGTCCCTTCTATTTTAAATACAACGGTATACGATCAAGTAATCACTATCAAAAATGAAGAAGCTTTCGAATATGCACGCCTTGCTGCAAGACAAGAAGGGCTGCTTGGCGGGATTTCTTCAGGAGCTGCCATTTCTGCCGCGCTTCAGGTAGCAAAGGAGCTCGGAAAAGGCAAAAAGGTTCTTGCAATCATTCCAAGTAATGGAGAACGTTATTTAAGTACTCCATTATACCAATTTGAAGAATAG
- a CDS encoding UvrB/UvrC motif-containing protein, which produces MVCQECNERPATLHFTKIINGEKSEIHVCEHCAHEKGNMAMFTGGSGFSINNLLAGLLNTEQPLANPKKENLEPQKVLQCERCKMTYQQFAKIGRFGCSECYKTFSDRLQPILKRLHSGNTEHAGKIPTRIGGSLHVRKEIEQLKQELQELIQQEEFESAANTRDRIRELERELSDKREGEH; this is translated from the coding sequence ATGGTGTGTCAGGAGTGTAATGAGCGACCGGCTACCTTGCATTTTACGAAAATCATCAATGGAGAAAAGTCTGAGATTCATGTTTGTGAGCATTGTGCCCATGAAAAGGGGAATATGGCAATGTTTACAGGTGGATCTGGATTTTCCATCAATAACCTATTAGCAGGACTTTTAAATACGGAACAGCCGCTTGCAAATCCGAAAAAGGAAAACTTGGAGCCACAGAAGGTGTTACAGTGTGAACGCTGTAAAATGACGTATCAGCAGTTTGCAAAAATTGGCCGCTTTGGTTGTTCGGAGTGCTATAAAACTTTTTCCGATAGATTACAGCCTATTTTAAAAAGGCTTCATAGCGGGAATACAGAGCATGCTGGGAAAATACCAACAAGAATTGGTGGAAGCTTGCATGTTCGTAAAGAAATAGAGCAATTGAAGCAGGAGCTGCAGGAGTTGATACAGCAAGAGGAGTTTGAGAGTGCAGCCAATACGAGAGATAGAATCAGAGAGCTTGAGCGAGAATTAAGTGATAAAAGAGAGGGGGAGCACTAG
- the folK gene encoding 2-amino-4-hydroxy-6-hydroxymethyldihydropteridine diphosphokinase — translation MKVAYIALGSNQGDRAAYLENAIREIDQHAEISLLARSSIYETDPVGYTDQDQFLNMVIKVKTDLPAIDLLTVLQGLEQFFGRKRVIRWGPRTLDLDILLFNQENIENEELIVPHPRMWERAFVFIPLLEIADRQDLPEKINEQELLALQEREGVRIWKPKNGEDVSGHTES, via the coding sequence ATGAAGGTTGCCTACATCGCTCTAGGATCTAACCAAGGGGACCGAGCCGCCTACCTAGAGAACGCCATTAGAGAAATAGACCAACACGCCGAAATCTCTTTGCTTGCCAGGTCTTCCATTTACGAAACAGACCCGGTGGGCTACACAGATCAGGATCAATTTTTGAATATGGTAATTAAAGTTAAAACAGATCTCCCTGCTATTGATTTATTAACGGTTCTGCAGGGGCTGGAGCAATTCTTTGGCAGAAAAAGAGTGATTCGTTGGGGTCCGCGAACGTTAGACCTTGACATTTTATTGTTTAACCAAGAAAATATTGAAAATGAAGAGCTTATTGTCCCCCATCCACGTATGTGGGAGCGGGCTTTTGTTTTTATTCCATTACTAGAGATTGCGGATAGACAGGATCTACCCGAAAAAATAAATGAACAAGAACTTCTTGCACTACAAGAAAGAGAAGGGGTACGCATATGGAAGCCGAAAAATGGGGAAGACGTATCCGGGCATACCGAAAGCTAA
- a CDS encoding CtsR family transcriptional regulator, producing MRNISDVIEQYLKQVLEQSRENAAEIKRSEIADRFECVPSQINYVINTRFTMERGYLVESKRGGGGYIRIIKIKPHDQLQMINQIIELIDARVTQSNAEDVVFRLVEEKVISPREAKIMLSVMDRSVLYLGLPERDELRARMLIAMLTTLKYR from the coding sequence ATGCGGAACATATCTGATGTGATTGAACAATATTTGAAGCAGGTGCTGGAGCAAAGCAGGGAAAATGCTGCAGAAATCAAGCGGAGTGAAATTGCAGACAGGTTTGAATGTGTACCTTCTCAAATTAATTATGTGATAAATACTCGTTTTACGATGGAACGAGGATATTTAGTAGAAAGCAAGCGTGGTGGCGGGGGCTATATTAGGATAATAAAAATAAAACCTCATGACCAGTTGCAAATGATCAATCAAATTATTGAATTAATAGATGCAAGAGTAACACAATCGAATGCTGAGGATGTTGTATTTCGGTTGGTGGAAGAGAAGGTGATTTCCCCGCGGGAGGCTAAGATTATGCTGAGTGTGATGGACCGATCCGTGTTGTACTTGGGGCTGCCTGAACGGGATGAATTGCGTGCTAGGATGTTAATAGCGATGTTAACGACGTTGAAATATAGGTAG